The following are from one region of the Silene latifolia isolate original U9 population chromosome 9, ASM4854445v1, whole genome shotgun sequence genome:
- the LOC141601116 gene encoding uncharacterized protein LOC141601116, with amino-acid sequence MRKPELSGRMAKWSVHLSGYDLKFEPRTAIKSQALADFVSDFCPALQTQAEQDILNLEEDKGEQVWELHVDGASNAKGAGVGLVLKHLQVCSDSKLIVNHVNDCYEARDPRMMAYLDVAKELKIRFVTFNIKQIPRDHNAEADALATLGATSKVGTISTIPIVHVLEPATLKYQQKAEVVCSTSSEENTPDWRKPYIDWLQNDILPVDKKEVTETQVISFIKRNIICRFGIPSEIICDNGSQFIGNKTEAFCDRWNVSLQKFTLRNPQSNGQAESSNKIIIENLKKKLEEIGGKWAEELPLVLLANRTIPKVATGQTPFSLVFGAEAVIPSEVRVPTHIYGCITEYRNEVEMASNLDTIDELRTNAQMKMASYRQTVARSYNRNVKVRTLQVGDLVLRKVFQNTKNQQAGKFAYNWERPYQVESAIGNGAYRLMTLDG; translated from the exons ATGAGAAAACCAGAATTGTCAGGAAGAATGGCTAAATGGTCCGTGCACTTGAGCGGTTacgatttgaagtttgaaccccGTACGGCCATAAAGTCTCAGGCTCTGGCAGACTTTGTGTCTGACTTCTGCCCAGCACTCCAGACCCAGGCAGAACAGGACATTCTGAATCTGGAAGAAGATAAAGGGGAACAAGTATGGGAGCTACATGTGGACGGAGCCTCCAATGCCAAAGGAGCAGGAGTAGGACTAGTCCTCAA ACACCTTCAGGTTTGCAGTGACTCTAAGCTTATAGTTAACCATGTTAATGATTGCTATGAGGCAAGGGATCCCAGGATGATGGCATACCTAGACGTAGCAAAGGAGCTGAAAATCAGATTTGTCACGttcaacatcaagcaaatcccCAGGGACCACAATGCAGAAGCAGACGCACTAGCCACCCTGGGAGCAACCTCCAAAGTAGGAACCATCTCCACAATACCAATCGTCCACGTGCTGGAGCCAGCAACATTAAAATATCAGCAGAAAGCAGAAGTGGTGTGCAGCACCAGCAGTGAAGAAAATACTCCAGACTGGAGGAAACCATACATAGACTGGCTGCAGAATGATATCTTGCCAGTagataaaaaggag GTTACAGAAACCCAAgtgatatctttcattaaacgcaatatcatatgcaggtttggCATTCCATCTGAGATTATATGTGATAATGGGTCCCAATTCATTGGAAATAAGACAGAAGCTTTTTGTGATAGGTGGAATGTCTCGCTGCAGAAATTTACTCTTAGGAACCCCCAGTCCAacggacaagctgaatccagcaataagatTATCATCGAAAACTTGAAAAAGAAGCTGGAGGAGATTGGGGGCAAGTGGGCAGAAGAGCTACCTCTGGTTCTCTTGGCTAACAGAACCATACCAAAGGTCGCAACGGGACAAactcccttcagcctggtgttcggAGCAGAAGCAGTCATCCCATCCGAAGTTAGGGTCCCAACccacatatatggatgcataacagAATATCGGAATGAGGTGGAAATGGCAAGCAATCTGGACACGATAGATGAACTCAGAACCAACGCCCAAATGAAGATGGCTTCCTACCGACAGACTGTCGCTAGAAGCTATAACAGGAATGTAAAAGTAAGAACCCTGCAGGTGGGAGATCTGGTCCTGAGGAAAGTCTTCCAGAATACCAAGAACCAGCAAGCAGGAAAATTCGCTTACAACTGGGAGAGGCCATACCAAGTAGAGAGCGCAATTGGAAATGGAGCCTACCGACTCATGACTTTGGATGGGTaa